The Streptomyces sp. RKAG293 genome includes a region encoding these proteins:
- a CDS encoding RNA polymerase sigma factor SigF yields MTITTAAQTTITAPASPTGALPWIEDAGTVAPADARELSRLFFDRLQSLEEGTREYQYARNTLIELNIAVVTFVARRFRNRPEPREDIIQVGTIGLIKAIDRFELSREVEFTTFAIPYISGEIKRFFRDTSWAVHVPRRLQELRLELAKATETLSDRLERDPTTAELAAFLEITPEEVTEGLVASNGYTAGTLDLPLGGDDSGDNDSILADRIGDIDPAIEGVENLLALKPLIAALPERDRRILNMRFGQEMTQAQIGAELGVSQMHVSRLLNRTLTHLRNHLTASA; encoded by the coding sequence ATGACGATCACCACGGCAGCACAGACCACCATCACCGCTCCTGCTTCGCCCACCGGGGCGCTGCCGTGGATCGAGGATGCGGGCACAGTCGCCCCAGCCGACGCACGGGAGTTGTCGAGGCTGTTCTTCGACCGGTTGCAGTCGCTGGAGGAGGGCACCCGGGAGTACCAGTACGCCCGCAACACCCTCATCGAGCTGAACATCGCCGTGGTCACGTTCGTCGCGCGGCGCTTCCGCAACCGCCCCGAGCCGCGCGAGGACATCATCCAGGTCGGCACGATCGGCCTGATCAAGGCCATCGACCGGTTCGAGCTGAGCCGTGAGGTCGAGTTCACGACCTTCGCCATCCCCTACATCTCCGGCGAGATCAAGCGGTTCTTCCGCGACACCAGCTGGGCCGTCCACGTACCGCGACGACTCCAGGAACTGCGGCTCGAGCTCGCGAAGGCCACCGAAACACTGTCCGACCGGCTGGAACGGGACCCGACCACCGCGGAGCTCGCGGCCTTCCTGGAGATCACTCCGGAGGAGGTCACCGAGGGCCTGGTCGCATCGAACGGCTACACCGCCGGAACCCTGGACCTGCCCCTCGGCGGCGACGACAGCGGCGACAACGACAGCATCCTGGCCGACCGCATCGGCGACATCGACCCGGCCATCGAGGGGGTGGAGAACCTCCTCGCCCTCAAGCCGCTGATCGCCGCCCTGCCCGAACGCGACCGCCGGATCCTGAACATGCGCTTCGGCCAGGAAATGACCCAGGCCCAGATCGGCGCCGAACTCGGCGTCAGCCAGATGCACGTCTCCCGGCTCCTCAACCGCACCCTCACCCACCTGCGCAACCACCTGACAGCTTCCGCCTGA
- a CDS encoding DUF2267 domain-containing protein — protein sequence MRWEAFLDQVQDRGEYRTRQEAEQAARIVLALLGAHLVGDVRAELATRLPETFAVILLNPLQAAEPLSPERFVRAVAAWIEGATEQTAAWDVSAVLSVSADAAGEDLTARVLLQLPPGYNLLFGRPHHT from the coding sequence ATGCGATGGGAAGCGTTCCTCGACCAGGTCCAGGACCGCGGCGAGTACCGCACCCGCCAGGAGGCCGAACAGGCCGCACGTATTGTTCTGGCTCTGCTGGGCGCGCACCTGGTCGGTGATGTCCGGGCCGAGCTGGCCACCCGCCTCCCGGAAACGTTCGCCGTCATCCTGCTCAATCCCTTGCAGGCAGCCGAACCGCTGTCTCCCGAGCGGTTCGTGCGGGCCGTCGCGGCCTGGATCGAGGGCGCCACGGAGCAAACAGCCGCCTGGGACGTCAGCGCGGTACTGAGCGTCAGCGCCGACGCAGCGGGCGAGGACCTCACCGCCCGTGTCCTGCTGCAACTACCTCCGGGCTACAACCTGCTGTTCGGCCGCCCCCACCACACCTGA
- a CDS encoding alpha/beta hydrolase — MRIVSSDISRPTVTASLPAGVATLGTSRLAAAGPQPTAAGTDPQQHHPRPTTVLIHGAFADASSWQGVVELLQAQGHQILAPALPLRGLASDAAYIRSVLQSITGPIVLVGHSYGGSVITQAAGGLSDVKALVYIAAFVPDIGESALALTGKFPGSTLPQATSTQTYPLPGGEQGEELVIKQDLFHDQFAAGVPAQTARVMAAGQRPITLSALQEPAQEAAWKTIPSWYLVATEDRNIPPAAQQWMAQRAGAHTVSIRAPHAAAVTDPGAVTDLIRRAIRSTTEWHAPL, encoded by the coding sequence ATGCGCATCGTGAGCTCCGATATCTCCCGCCCCACCGTCACCGCCTCGCTTCCGGCAGGAGTGGCCACCCTGGGCACCAGCCGACTGGCTGCCGCCGGCCCGCAGCCGACCGCAGCTGGTACCGACCCGCAGCAGCACCACCCGCGGCCCACAACGGTGCTGATCCACGGCGCTTTCGCCGATGCCTCCAGTTGGCAGGGCGTCGTCGAACTCCTTCAGGCCCAGGGGCACCAGATCCTGGCGCCTGCACTGCCTTTGCGCGGCCTGGCGAGTGACGCTGCGTACATCCGCAGCGTCCTGCAGAGCATCACCGGACCGATTGTCCTGGTCGGCCACTCCTACGGCGGCTCCGTCATCACCCAGGCCGCAGGTGGGCTGTCGGACGTCAAGGCTCTGGTCTACATTGCCGCCTTCGTCCCGGACATCGGCGAGAGCGCGCTGGCACTGACCGGCAAATTCCCCGGGTCGACCTTGCCCCAGGCCACCTCGACGCAGACCTACCCCCTGCCTGGCGGAGAACAGGGGGAGGAACTGGTCATCAAGCAGGACCTGTTCCACGACCAGTTCGCAGCCGGCGTCCCCGCCCAGACGGCACGGGTGATGGCCGCCGGCCAGCGACCGATCACCTTGAGCGCGCTCCAGGAACCGGCCCAGGAGGCCGCGTGGAAGACCATTCCCAGCTGGTACCTGGTGGCCACCGAGGACCGCAACATCCCCCCGGCAGCGCAGCAGTGGATGGCCCAGCGAGCCGGCGCCCACACCGTCAGCATCCGCGCACCACACGCCGCTGCAGTGACCGACCCGGGGGCCGTCACCGACCTCATCCGGCGCGCGATCCGATCCACCACTGAGTGGCATGCCCCCCTTTGA
- a CDS encoding SCO5918 family protein, translating to MRCIIAGFPFDLVKSEVQDRMRGIKPEAVTGESVIISRRTYPVKQVGQILTRQDRRDFTAEQITRAMTRLGFTCRPAPTVAAVTATAVLRPLQAAVAMLGTPAYS from the coding sequence ATGCGTTGCATCATCGCCGGCTTCCCGTTCGACCTGGTCAAGAGTGAAGTCCAGGACAGAATGCGGGGCATCAAGCCGGAAGCGGTCACCGGAGAATCTGTGATCATCAGCCGCCGCACCTACCCCGTGAAGCAGGTCGGCCAGATCCTCACCCGACAGGACCGGCGTGACTTCACCGCCGAGCAGATCACCCGGGCCATGACCCGACTCGGCTTCACCTGCCGCCCCGCGCCCACGGTCGCCGCAGTGACTGCCACCGCTGTTCTCAGGCCACTCCAGGCCGCAGTAGCGATGCTGGGCACACCCGCCTACAGCTGA
- a CDS encoding MerR family transcriptional regulator, which produces MTADDSFARLDDDDYPAYTIGRAAEMIGASPAFLRAIGEARLITPLRSEGGHRRYSRYQLRIAARVRELVDQDTAIEDACRIVALQDQLEEALALNEQLRTDAHHPAA; this is translated from the coding sequence ATGACAGCAGACGATTCCTTCGCCCGCCTCGATGATGACGACTACCCCGCCTACACCATCGGCCGCGCCGCCGAAATGATCGGCGCCAGCCCGGCCTTCCTCCGCGCGATCGGCGAAGCCCGCCTGATCACCCCGCTACGTTCCGAGGGCGGACACCGCCGCTACTCCCGCTACCAACTGCGCATCGCGGCCCGAGTCCGCGAACTCGTCGACCAGGACACCGCCATCGAGGACGCGTGCCGCATCGTCGCGCTGCAGGACCAACTCGAAGAAGCCCTCGCACTCAACGAACAACTCCGCACCGACGCCCACCATCCCGCCGCCTGA
- a CDS encoding cold-shock protein — translation MATGTVKWFNAEKGFGFIEQDGGGADVFAHYSNIAAQGFRELQEGQKVSFDVTQGQKGPQAENIVPA, via the coding sequence ATGGCTACTGGCACCGTGAAGTGGTTCAACGCGGAAAAGGGCTTCGGCTTCATCGAGCAGGACGGCGGCGGCGCTGACGTCTTCGCCCACTACTCGAACATCGCCGCCCAGGGCTTCCGCGAGCTGCAGGAAGGCCAGAAGGTCTCCTTCGACGTCACGCAGGGCCAGAAGGGCCCGCAGGCGGAGAACATCGTTCCCGCCTAA
- a CDS encoding Hsp20/alpha crystallin family protein, with product MLMRTDPFREMDRIVQQLTGTTGTWSKPTAMPMDAYRAGDEYVIAFDLPGAEKDAIDIDVERNMLTVRAERRPVAKKGDVQMELSERPLGVFSRQVMLADTLDTEHIQADYDAGVLTLRIPIAERAKPRKISIGGQSTHQQIQATHQQISS from the coding sequence ATGTTGATGCGCACTGACCCGTTCCGCGAGATGGACCGGATCGTCCAGCAGCTGACGGGAACGACCGGGACCTGGTCGAAGCCGACCGCCATGCCGATGGACGCCTACCGCGCCGGCGACGAGTACGTCATCGCCTTCGATCTGCCTGGTGCGGAGAAGGACGCGATCGACATCGACGTCGAACGGAACATGCTCACCGTACGGGCGGAGCGCCGACCGGTGGCGAAGAAGGGCGACGTGCAGATGGAGCTCTCCGAGCGTCCCCTGGGCGTCTTCTCCCGCCAGGTGATGCTCGCCGACACCCTGGACACCGAGCACATCCAGGCGGACTACGACGCGGGTGTCCTGACCCTGCGCATCCCGATCGCCGAGCGCGCCAAGCCTCGCAAGATCTCCATCGGCGGCCAGAGCACGCACCAGCAGATCCAGGCCACGCACCAGCAGATCAGCAGCTGA
- a CDS encoding VOC family protein encodes MDMKLEVVVVPVADVDRAKDFYTGLGWRLDADLATDENFRVVQVTPPGSPASVIFGTSVTSQAPGSAQGLHLIVNAIDAAHDQLKQLGADPSEVFHDAGGVFHHAGTDARVPGPDPRRSSYGSFLSFSDPDGNGWILQEITTRLPGRMDPSATTFSSSPDLAAALRRAAAAHGEHEARTGAPDPNWPDWYADYMVREQAGTELPS; translated from the coding sequence ATGGACATGAAACTCGAAGTCGTCGTGGTGCCGGTGGCCGATGTCGACCGGGCCAAGGACTTCTACACAGGGCTGGGTTGGCGGCTCGACGCAGACCTCGCCACCGACGAGAACTTCCGGGTGGTGCAGGTGACCCCGCCCGGCTCGCCGGCGTCGGTCATCTTCGGCACCTCGGTCACGTCCCAGGCACCGGGCTCGGCTCAGGGACTCCACCTGATCGTCAACGCGATCGACGCCGCCCACGACCAACTGAAGCAACTCGGCGCCGACCCGAGCGAGGTGTTCCACGATGCAGGCGGTGTCTTCCACCACGCAGGAACGGACGCCCGGGTACCGGGCCCGGATCCGCGACGCAGCAGCTACGGCTCGTTCCTGTCGTTCAGCGACCCGGACGGCAACGGCTGGATCCTGCAGGAGATCACCACCCGGCTCCCGGGACGAATGGACCCCTCGGCCACCACCTTCTCCTCCTCGCCGGACCTCGCGGCCGCGCTGCGCCGCGCCGCGGCCGCACACGGCGAGCACGAGGCGCGCACCGGTGCGCCGGATCCGAACTGGCCGGACTGGTACGCGGACTACATGGTGCGCGAGCAGGCCGGAACCGAGTTGCCTTCGTGA
- a CDS encoding universal stress protein — translation MSDVAVVEAARIVVGVDGSEPSKAALRWAVRQAELTGDAVVAVIAWDFPRNWTGWPPPGDPSFDWEDSARKILTEAIDQATGPDHPVEIRTRVVQGHPAAVLLNEARNAALLVVGNRGHGGFSEALLGSVGQHLTQHATCPVLVVRGPQPR, via the coding sequence ATGAGCGACGTGGCCGTCGTAGAGGCCGCACGGATCGTGGTCGGCGTCGATGGTTCCGAGCCCTCGAAAGCTGCCCTGCGGTGGGCCGTCCGGCAGGCTGAACTGACCGGTGACGCGGTTGTGGCGGTGATCGCCTGGGACTTCCCGCGCAACTGGACCGGCTGGCCCCCGCCTGGGGACCCCTCGTTCGACTGGGAGGACAGCGCCCGCAAGATCCTCACCGAAGCCATCGATCAAGCCACTGGGCCCGATCATCCTGTCGAGATCCGTACCCGAGTTGTCCAGGGTCACCCGGCTGCCGTGCTGCTGAACGAAGCCAGGAACGCCGCGCTGCTGGTTGTGGGGAACCGCGGGCACGGCGGGTTCTCCGAAGCCCTGCTCGGCTCCGTCGGACAGCACCTCACCCAGCACGCCACCTGCCCTGTCCTCGTCGTCCGCGGCCCGCAACCCCGCTGA
- a CDS encoding type III effector protein has translation MTGPGHPTDPASLLAASIALDAINEAVHTAQTPQPGQPPQTKDASSGQALAALLLLRELRDQLAGWEPSLIEAARDAGASWAELAHPLGVASRQAAERRYLRVRSGAPGSTGEQRVQATRNRRAADRNITTWARDNAADLRQLAGQITALTDLPSRADTPLAALADALAHDDATHLLDPLTATRTHLQAGHTDLATRIDTVTRHTDQLRRDSGDH, from the coding sequence ATGACCGGCCCCGGACACCCCACCGACCCCGCCTCCCTCCTCGCCGCCTCGATCGCCTTGGACGCCATCAATGAAGCCGTCCACACCGCTCAGACTCCTCAGCCCGGACAGCCCCCGCAGACCAAGGACGCCAGTTCCGGGCAAGCGCTGGCGGCCCTGCTGTTGCTGCGTGAGCTGCGCGACCAGCTCGCCGGATGGGAACCGTCCCTCATCGAAGCGGCACGCGACGCAGGTGCGAGCTGGGCCGAACTCGCCCACCCTCTCGGCGTCGCCAGTCGCCAGGCAGCCGAACGCCGCTACCTGCGTGTCCGCTCCGGAGCTCCCGGATCCACCGGCGAACAACGCGTGCAAGCCACCCGCAACCGCCGCGCGGCGGACCGCAACATCACCACCTGGGCCCGGGACAACGCCGCCGACCTGCGCCAGCTCGCCGGACAGATCACCGCGCTCACCGACCTCCCCTCACGCGCCGATACCCCCCTCGCCGCATTGGCCGACGCCCTCGCCCACGACGACGCCACCCACCTCCTCGACCCACTGACGGCAACACGCACCCACCTCCAGGCCGGCCACACCGATCTCGCCACGCGCATCGACACCGTCACCCGCCACACCGACCAACTCCGCCGCGACAGCGGCGACCATTGA
- a CDS encoding type 1 glutamine amidotransferase domain-containing protein, producing MAKVLFIVSGATYWVLKDGTRYPTGYWAEEFANPYKILTDAGHEVVVATPNGVTPNVDMMSLRPEMVGGNDRALELEAIIRSAEVMRRPLQLSNVRLEDYDAVYLPGGHGPMSDLAWDADAGRLLTQQLTSGNPLFIVCHAPAAILATRIHGESPFKGFNITCFTDEEEEGVGLASRAPWLLETDVKEKVGVNFSRGPIWKPYMVEDRNLVTGQNPASAAVLGDRMLEILK from the coding sequence ATGGCCAAGGTGCTTTTCATCGTGAGCGGGGCCACCTACTGGGTGTTGAAGGACGGCACGAGGTACCCGACGGGCTACTGGGCCGAGGAGTTCGCGAACCCGTACAAGATCTTGACGGACGCCGGCCACGAAGTCGTCGTCGCGACACCGAACGGCGTGACCCCCAACGTCGACATGATGAGCCTGCGCCCCGAGATGGTCGGCGGAAACGACAGAGCCCTCGAGTTGGAGGCCATCATCCGTTCCGCGGAGGTGATGCGTCGGCCGCTGCAGCTGTCGAACGTCCGCCTCGAGGACTACGACGCGGTGTACCTGCCGGGCGGTCACGGTCCGATGTCGGACCTGGCCTGGGACGCCGATGCCGGACGGCTGCTGACGCAGCAGCTGACCTCGGGCAACCCGCTGTTCATCGTCTGTCACGCCCCCGCCGCGATACTGGCCACCAGAATCCACGGCGAGTCACCGTTCAAGGGCTTCAACATCACCTGCTTCACCGACGAGGAGGAGGAAGGCGTCGGGCTGGCCTCCAGGGCGCCGTGGCTACTGGAGACCGATGTGAAGGAGAAGGTCGGGGTCAACTTCAGCCGCGGCCCGATCTGGAAGCCTTACATGGTCGAGGATCGCAACCTGGTCACCGGGCAGAACCCGGCCTCGGCCGCGGTCCTGGGCGACCGGATGCTGGAGATCCTCAAGTGA
- a CDS encoding alpha/beta fold hydrolase translates to MNVRGIRLRMSRMLAAACVLAATGALVPAAQGAAQASTDRSGAPKPTIVLVHGAWADASSWNAVIGRLQRDGYTVTAPPNPLRGVAYDAQTLKNYLATIQGPIVLVGHSYGGMVITNAATGNPNVKALVYDDAYIPAQGETVFQINAAKPGSCVTLDPSIFLNLVPYPGSPQGDVDAYLKTAPNGAYTGFADCFANGVPRSQAQLLAAGQRPFAVSAGSEASGVPAWKTIPSWAVVGTADHVIPPAEQLAMATRADARITKVKAGHLSLITRPGTVTNVILDAARAAGRA, encoded by the coding sequence ATGAACGTCCGCGGAATACGGTTGCGCATGTCCCGCATGCTGGCCGCCGCCTGCGTCCTGGCCGCCACCGGCGCCCTCGTCCCAGCCGCCCAGGGAGCAGCACAGGCGAGTACCGACAGGTCCGGCGCCCCCAAGCCGACCATCGTGCTGGTGCACGGCGCGTGGGCGGACGCATCCAGCTGGAACGCGGTCATCGGCCGACTGCAGCGCGACGGCTACACCGTCACCGCACCCCCCAACCCGCTGCGCGGAGTCGCCTACGACGCGCAGACCCTGAAGAACTACCTGGCCACCATCCAGGGACCGATCGTCCTGGTCGGCCACTCCTACGGCGGTATGGTCATCACCAACGCCGCCACGGGCAACCCCAACGTCAAGGCCCTGGTCTACGACGACGCCTACATTCCGGCTCAGGGCGAGACCGTGTTCCAGATCAACGCTGCCAAGCCCGGCTCCTGCGTCACGCTGGACCCCTCGATCTTCCTCAACCTGGTGCCTTACCCAGGTTCCCCCCAGGGCGACGTCGACGCCTACCTCAAGACCGCACCCAACGGCGCCTACACCGGTTTCGCCGACTGCTTCGCCAACGGCGTCCCCCGTTCCCAGGCCCAGCTCCTGGCCGCCGGACAGCGTCCCTTCGCAGTCAGCGCCGGCTCCGAGGCCTCCGGGGTGCCCGCGTGGAAGACCATCCCCTCCTGGGCCGTGGTCGGCACCGCCGACCACGTCATCCCCCCGGCCGAACAGCTCGCCATGGCCACCCGCGCCGACGCCCGCATCACCAAGGTCAAAGCCGGCCACCTCTCGCTGATCACCCGCCCCGGCACGGTCACCAACGTCATCCTCGACGCCGCGCGAGCGGCCGGCCGCGCCTGA
- a CDS encoding DUF2267 domain-containing protein, with protein sequence MPGTTFDLMLERIRYEGAYATRQRAEETLHAVLTVLGQQLIGDERVDLAACLPVEAALTLTAQLPTLEPCNGWGFVSNLAALTGGSPATARWDAGAVLATVAELAGTNLLDRILAQLPPGYALLFGRAELIQAA encoded by the coding sequence ATGCCCGGCACGACGTTCGACCTGATGCTGGAGCGGATCAGGTACGAAGGCGCGTACGCCACTCGGCAGCGGGCCGAGGAAACCCTGCACGCAGTGCTGACGGTCCTCGGGCAACAGCTCATCGGCGACGAACGCGTCGACCTGGCCGCGTGCCTCCCCGTCGAGGCGGCACTCACCCTCACCGCCCAGCTCCCTACCCTCGAACCCTGTAACGGATGGGGCTTCGTCAGCAATCTCGCCGCCCTCACCGGCGGCAGCCCCGCCACCGCGCGCTGGGACGCCGGCGCCGTCCTCGCCACCGTCGCCGAACTGGCCGGCACGAACCTCCTCGACCGCATCCTCGCCCAACTCCCCCCTGGTTATGCCCTCTTGTTCGGCCGCGCAGAACTCATCCAAGCCGCTTAA
- a CDS encoding MOSC and FAD-binding oxidoreductase domain-containing protein, with protein sequence MATLIAVNVGMPKDVAWHGRTTHTGIWKHPVAGPVMARRLNLDGDGQGDLSGHGGEQRAVLVYQLDSYRHWQEHMKRDDFTYGQFGENFTVEGLADDAVYIGDRYRIGGALFEVTQPRVTCYRVGLRLGEPQMPALLVSHRRPGFYLRVLAEGQVQAGDEIVKVVSGPEGMTVAEMDALLYLPGHARPQLERALRIPALSPGWKTSLRALLDDADRGPGAVGGNSGLSATSPPPAWPGFRPLKVVRIEPESASIFSLTLGSVDGEPLPAALPGQFLGVRLRPDPQASPVIRNYSLSGRPGAETYRISVKQEPHGLASTYLSQHVKADDVLDVAAPRGTFLLADADSPVLLLSAGVGATPVLAMLHALAAKPSRRPVWWLQAARDGENHPFADEVHALLSRLPAGRSFVSYSRPRSVDRPGIDYTIEGRLGVERIRALEPPPNADAYICGPGAFMQDVSEALEACGLSSSRIHTEIFGAASAVTPGVVAGSARAPHQPAHLPSGQKGPSVSFARSGLTVPWHRDYGTLLELAEACDVPVRWSCRTGVCHTCETGLLSGHVDYSPEPVDLPAEGSALICCSTPPADLVLDM encoded by the coding sequence ATGGCCACTCTGATCGCCGTGAACGTCGGCATGCCGAAAGACGTTGCCTGGCATGGCAGGACCACGCATACCGGCATCTGGAAGCACCCTGTCGCCGGACCCGTGATGGCGCGGCGGCTCAATCTGGACGGCGACGGGCAAGGCGACCTATCTGGGCATGGCGGCGAGCAGCGTGCCGTACTGGTCTACCAGCTGGACTCCTACCGCCACTGGCAGGAGCACATGAAGCGGGACGACTTCACGTACGGCCAGTTCGGCGAGAACTTCACCGTGGAGGGACTCGCCGACGATGCGGTGTACATCGGCGACCGCTACAGGATCGGCGGTGCGCTCTTCGAGGTCACGCAACCCCGGGTGACGTGCTACCGAGTGGGGTTGCGGCTGGGAGAACCTCAGATGCCCGCCCTGCTCGTGTCCCACCGCCGCCCGGGCTTCTACCTGCGCGTGCTGGCAGAAGGGCAGGTGCAGGCCGGCGACGAGATCGTAAAAGTCGTCTCCGGCCCCGAGGGGATGACGGTCGCGGAGATGGACGCGCTGCTCTACCTGCCCGGTCACGCCCGGCCGCAGCTCGAACGCGCCTTGCGCATCCCAGCACTGAGCCCTGGGTGGAAGACGTCGCTGCGAGCCTTGCTCGACGACGCGGATCGCGGCCCTGGCGCCGTCGGCGGCAACAGTGGGCTCAGTGCCACCAGCCCGCCTCCGGCATGGCCCGGGTTCCGTCCGCTCAAGGTCGTCCGCATCGAACCGGAGAGCGCGAGTATTTTCTCGCTCACCCTGGGCTCAGTTGACGGTGAACCGCTCCCAGCCGCACTGCCGGGGCAGTTCCTCGGAGTCCGTTTGCGGCCGGACCCACAAGCCTCCCCAGTCATCCGGAACTACTCGCTGTCCGGCCGACCGGGCGCCGAGACATACCGCATCAGTGTCAAGCAGGAACCACACGGCCTCGCCAGCACCTACCTTTCCCAGCACGTGAAAGCGGACGATGTTCTCGATGTCGCGGCCCCGCGCGGTACGTTCCTGCTGGCGGACGCGGACAGTCCTGTTCTGCTGCTGTCCGCCGGTGTCGGCGCCACTCCGGTCCTGGCCATGCTGCACGCTCTGGCGGCGAAGCCCTCACGGCGCCCGGTGTGGTGGCTGCAGGCGGCTCGAGACGGCGAGAACCACCCCTTCGCCGACGAAGTGCACGCGCTGCTCTCCCGGCTACCCGCAGGCCGGTCATTCGTCTCCTACAGCCGTCCGCGCAGCGTTGACCGCCCCGGTATCGACTACACGATAGAGGGGCGGCTCGGCGTCGAGCGGATCCGTGCCCTCGAACCGCCTCCGAACGCGGACGCCTACATCTGCGGTCCGGGCGCGTTCATGCAGGACGTGTCAGAAGCCCTGGAGGCCTGCGGCCTGTCGTCCTCGCGGATCCACACCGAGATCTTCGGAGCCGCGTCCGCCGTCACCCCCGGTGTGGTGGCGGGATCCGCCCGGGCACCGCACCAGCCGGCCCATCTCCCCAGCGGACAAAAGGGGCCGTCCGTGTCCTTCGCTCGCAGCGGGCTGACCGTCCCCTGGCACCGCGACTACGGGACGCTGCTCGAACTCGCCGAGGCATGCGACGTGCCCGTGCGCTGGTCCTGCCGCACCGGGGTCTGTCACACCTGCGAGACGGGGCTACTCTCGGGCCACGTCGACTACTCCCCCGAGCCCGTGGACCTTCCCGCCGAGGGAAGCGCCCTCATCTGCTGTTCGACACCGCCTGCCGACCTGGTCCTGGACATGTGA